A section of the Primulina eburnea isolate SZY01 chromosome 1, ASM2296580v1, whole genome shotgun sequence genome encodes:
- the LOC140803507 gene encoding zinc finger CCCH domain-containing protein 14-like has product MQKENTLYDDLANSVAGKSSAVTAMMDFSRRNPFLSPRSATCLNLNNSYSTLFRNYGPQSLSDAVPFDVALASADRQVRNSSSIMEFQQLYNRYTVCIGQLQDSIEEVDALRRENDSLRICNTDLGRRLALITSRERLFSDLNCLNISSPVATSPAASIATPRPHTEHNHIEQRSTERVSLPKSIAVRSSGYLKMNRPGQETTRQKSVGQSSPESQRVYVPGSKKEEEALEFEVYNQGMLKTELCNKWQETGACPYGENCQFAHGIKELRPVIRHPRYKTEVCRMVLTGDICPYGHRCHFRHTLTEQEQFMAAASPQ; this is encoded by the exons ATGCAGAAGGAGAATACTCTATACGATGATCTCGCGAACTCCGTCGCCGGAAAATCCTCCGCCGTTACGGCGATGATGGATTTCTCTCGGAGAAATCCGTTTCTGTCTCCTAGATCGGCGACTTGCCTGAACCTCAATAACTCCTATTCGACGCTATTTCGGAATTACGGTCCGCAATCTCTCTCCGACGCGGTCCCTTTTGACGTCGCCCTAGCCTCCGCCGATCGTCAAGTGCGCAATTCCAGCAGTATTATGGAGTTCCAGCAGCTCTACAACCGCTACACAGTCTGTATCGGCCAGCTCCAAGATTCGATCGAGGAAGTTGACGCACTCCGCCGCGAGAATGACTCTCTCCGCATCTGCAACACCGATCTCGGCCGTCGTCTCGCCCTAATCACCTCTCGCGAACGCCTATTCTCTGACTTGAACTGCCTCAACATTTCCTCTCCCGTTGCCACTTCTCCTGCAGCTAGCATAGCCACTCCTCGACCTCATACTGAACACAATCACATCGAGCAAAGGAGTACCGAAAGAGTGTCTCTTCCGAAGAGCATCGCGGTGCGCTCCAGTGGATATCTTAAGATGAATCGCCCTGGTCAAGAGACGACTCGTCAGAAATCAGTCGGCCAATCCAGCCCTGAATCG CAACGAGTATATGTACCAGGGtccaaaaaagaagaagaagcacTTGAATTCGAGGTGTACAATCAAGGGATGCTCAAAACAGAGCTGTGCAACAAATGGCAGGAGACTGGGGCATGTCCCTACGGGGAGAACTGCCAATTCGCTCATGGAATCAAGGAATTACGTCCGGTGATCCGGCATCCACGCTACAAAACTGAGGTCTGCCGCATGGTGCTTACTGGAGACATCTGCCCATATGGTCACCGCTGCCACTTCCGCCACACTCTCACTGAACAGGAGCAGTTCATGGCAGCGGCATCACCACAGTGA
- the LOC140814731 gene encoding uncharacterized protein — METIPFTKSLSRQWRRRGYSTRLSPTRRKLKAERFGGNLKCSWKVRIKRKLRLVRLVSPWKLWYSFKNAYTNMMLRLANTSHTANSGNLFGQKRIPKARDLKQTYTRSEFENRLILEIYKSMVASLELGYNK; from the coding sequence ATGGAAACAATCCCATTCACGAAAAGCCTCAGCAGGCAATGGAGAAGAAGAGGATACAGTACTCGCTTATCCCCGACAAGAAGAAAGCTGAAAGCAGAAAGGTTTGGTGGGAATCTGAAGTGTTCATGGAAGGTGAGAATCAAGCGTAAACTGCGCCTGGTGCGACTCGTCTCGCCATGGAAACTGTGGTACAGTTTCAAGAATGCATACACGAACATGATGCTGAGGCTGGCCAATACCTCGCATACAGCCAACAGCGGGAACTTGTTCGGCCAGAAGAGAATCCCTAAAGCTCGTGATCTTAAACAGACTTATACGAGAAGCGAATTCGAAAACAGATTGATTCTTGAGATATATAAATCCATGGTGGCTTCTCTAGAGTTGGGCTACAACAAATAG